One Rhododendron vialii isolate Sample 1 chromosome 2a, ASM3025357v1 genomic region harbors:
- the LOC131316206 gene encoding disease resistance protein RPM1-like isoform X2 — protein sequence MALEAVSSAITGTLVPLLSSEVQLLGNIHTEVASIKEELEWIMSFLKDADARAKLENERAKNWVEQVRAVAYQIEDVMDEYILHLAENKQRRGFIGFLRKMARSITKLKPRHEIASQIQGIKQIICEIKQRADRYGFSSLENGCSKTEEKIEDDPRITSLFIEEGEVVGIESTKEELIHRLIIGESNRTVTSLVGMGGCGKTTLAKAVFDNEKVFQHFDCQAWVSVSQSYKTEDIFRRMSKQLFQAIKKCAPEEINTMDQNSLIHMLREFLLQKRYLIVFDDVWNADFWGIIKIALPKNNKGSQIIVTTRSEVVASFCKESSSDHFYKLEPLIEGEAWKLFCMKTFQWDFGGICPPGLEKVSRAIVRKCEGLPLAIVTIGALLSTKSKDVSEWQRFYNSLGSELERNPHLKNVTKIVLLSYHDLPYYLKPCFLYFSIIPEDYQISRGRLIRLWMAEGFIEGQKGKTLEEVAEEHLTELVRRSLVQVSSTKIDGRIKKCHVHDIVHEIILTKCEELRFGQVLEGGDPSWNNETRRWSMHMQKIMNKDLKTIRSTKSRIRSILLFSVGDLPKKHLLGTLAMNFKLLKVLDLLDAPLDEIHEDVGNLLHLRYLSVKRTKVNIIPKSIGNLHNLQTLNLKHSGVFVLQIGILSRLCKLRHLFGTYGVKIQGGIGHLEELQTLCNVEANDDLIEELKNLRQLRKLGIMNVKREQGKALCTAIEKMKHLQFLRVWATTGNEILDLHSLSSPPESLQQLFLSGRLETFPNWISELHSLVALSLFWSRLTGTHAIEALQELPNLLKLHIYYGYDGEEMHFGVGGFPKLKKLYFDHLERLNSVIIEEGGLPVLKDLQIGNCRQLKEVTSGIRNLRKLKSLYFEDMPTEFLDRMKPDKGQDYSFVEHVPNVKFILVMDGFKRYTLHEYQDARESRRLNSLNDEPEGW from the coding sequence AAAACGAAAGGGCAAAAAATTGGGTAGAACAGGTAAGGGCGGTGGCTTACCAGATCGAGGACGTCATGGACGAATACATACTTCACCTGGCAGAAAATAAGCAACGGCGTGGTTTCATCGGTTTCCTTCGCAAAATGGCTCGCTCAATAACTAAACTCAAACCGCGACATGAAATTGCATCTCAGATTCAAGGCATCAAACAAATTATTTGTGAGATCAAACAAAGGGCTGATAGGTATGGTTTCAGTTCCTTAGAAAATGGGTGCAgtaaaacagaagaaaaaatcGAAGATGACCCTCGTATTACATCCCTTTTCATTGAGGAAGGTGAAGTCGTGGGCATTGAGTCAACGAAGGAAGAACTGATTCACAGGCTGATAATTGGAGAATCAAACCGAACGGTCACTTCACTGGTGGGTATGGGAGGATGTGGCAAGACCACCCTCGCCAAGGCAGTTTTTGACAATGAAAAAGTGTTTCAACACTTTGATTGCCAAGCTTGGGTATCTGTCTCTCAATCATACAAGACGGAGGACATCTTTAGAAGAATGTCAAAGCAACTATTTCAGGCAATAAAGAAGTGTGCACCTGAGGAAATCAATACGATGGACCAAAATTCTCTCATTCATATGCTAAGAGAATTTTTACTTCAGAAGAGGTATCTAATTGTTTTTGACGACGTATGGAATGCTGACTTTTGGGGAATCATAAAAATTGCTCTaccaaaaaacaacaaaggaaGTCAAATAATTGTCACTACACGCAGTGAAGTTGTTGCTTCTTTTTGCAAGGAATCCTCATCGGATCACTTCTACAAGCTAGAGCCCCTAATTGAGGGGGAGGCTTGGAAGCTCTTTTGCATGAAAACATTCCAATGGGACTTCGGTGGTATTTGTCCTCCCGGTTTGGAGAAAGTATCCCGTGCTATTGTGAGAAAATGTGAAGGATTACCACTTGCAATTGTTACAATAGGTGCTCTCTTGTCCACTAAAAGTAAGGATGTATCCGAATGGCAAAGATTCTATAATAGTCTCGGATCCGAGTTAGAAAGGAATCCCCATCTCAAAAATGTCACGAAAATTGTGTTGCTTAGTTACCATGATCTGCCATACTACCTCAAACCATGTTTCTTGTACTTCAGCATAATACCCGAGGACTATCAAATCAGCCGTGGAAGACTAATTCGATTGTGGATGGCCGAGGGTTTCATCGAAGGACAGAAAGGAAAAACGTTGGAAGAAGTTGCAGAAGAACACTTGACTGAGCTTGTTCGTAGAAGCTTGGTTCAAGTTTCATCGACAAAAATTGATGGTAGGATTAAAAAATGTCATGTCCATGATATAGTCCACGAGATCATCCTCACAAAGTGTGAGGAGTTGCGGTTTGGCCAAGTTTTGGAAGGAGGAGATCCAAGTTGGAACAATGAAACTCGACGTTGGTCCATGCAcatgcaaaaaataatgaataagGATTTGAAAACCATTAGAAGTACCAAATCCAGAATTCGTTCCATTCTTCTTTTCTCAGTGGGTGATTTGCCAAAGAAGCACTTATTGGGTACTCTAGCTATGAATTTCAAGCTTTTGAAAGTACTAGATCTTTTGGATGCTCCTCTTGATGAAATTCATGAAGACGTGGGAAATCTTCTTCATTTGCGATACTTAAGTGTCAAGAGGACGAAAGTGAATATAATTCCAAAGTCCATTGGAAATCTACACAACCTGCAAACTTTGAATTTGAAACACTCGGGCGTGTTTGTGCTACAAATTGGGATCTTAAGTAGACTTTGTAAGTTGCGGCATCTTTTTGGAACATATGGAGTGAAGATACAAGGAGGGATTGGGCATTTAGAAGAGTTGCAGACATTGTGCAATGTGGAGGCAAACGATGATCTAATCGAAGAGCTAAAAAATTTGAGGCAATTGAGGAAGTTGGGTATTATGAACGTGAAAAGAGAACAGGGGAAGGCTCTCTGTACTGCCATTGAGAAGATGAAGCACCTTCAATTTTTGAGGGTTTGGGCTACAACTGGCAACGAGATACTGGATTTGcattctctttcttctcccCCCGAATCTCTTCAACAGCTCTTCCTGAGTGGACGTTTGGAAACGTTTCCGAACTGGATATCGGAACTTCACAGTCTAGTTGCCCTAAGTCTGTTTTGGTCAAGGTTGACTGGTACTCATGCAATTGAAGCTCTTCAAGAATTACCTAATTTGTTAAAACTTCATATCTACTACGGGTATGATGGAGAAGAAATGCATTTTGGCGTCGGAGGGTTTCCGAAGCTTAAGAAGCTATACTTCGATCACTTGGAGAGATTGAATTCTGTTATAATAGAGGAAGGAGGTTTGCCCGTTCTCAAGGACCTTCAAATTGGAAATTGCCGACAACTGAAGGAGGTGACCTCCGGTATCCGCAATCTTAGAAAACTCAAATCTCTTTATTTTGAAGATATGCCAACAGAGTTCTTAGACAGAATGAAACCAGACAAAGGCCAAGACTATTCGTTTGTTGAGCATGTTCCTAATGTCAAGTTTATACTAGTCATGGATGGATTTAAAAGATATACACTTCACGAATACCAAGATGCGAGGGAAAGTCGGAGGCTGAATAGCTTGAATGATGAACCTGAGGGTTGGTGA
- the LOC131316206 gene encoding disease resistance protein RPM1-like isoform X1 yields the protein MAAPKLINCVALSRKIDAMALEAVSSAITGTLVPLLSSEVQLLGNIHTEVASIKEELEWIMSFLKDADARAKLENERAKNWVEQVRAVAYQIEDVMDEYILHLAENKQRRGFIGFLRKMARSITKLKPRHEIASQIQGIKQIICEIKQRADRYGFSSLENGCSKTEEKIEDDPRITSLFIEEGEVVGIESTKEELIHRLIIGESNRTVTSLVGMGGCGKTTLAKAVFDNEKVFQHFDCQAWVSVSQSYKTEDIFRRMSKQLFQAIKKCAPEEINTMDQNSLIHMLREFLLQKRYLIVFDDVWNADFWGIIKIALPKNNKGSQIIVTTRSEVVASFCKESSSDHFYKLEPLIEGEAWKLFCMKTFQWDFGGICPPGLEKVSRAIVRKCEGLPLAIVTIGALLSTKSKDVSEWQRFYNSLGSELERNPHLKNVTKIVLLSYHDLPYYLKPCFLYFSIIPEDYQISRGRLIRLWMAEGFIEGQKGKTLEEVAEEHLTELVRRSLVQVSSTKIDGRIKKCHVHDIVHEIILTKCEELRFGQVLEGGDPSWNNETRRWSMHMQKIMNKDLKTIRSTKSRIRSILLFSVGDLPKKHLLGTLAMNFKLLKVLDLLDAPLDEIHEDVGNLLHLRYLSVKRTKVNIIPKSIGNLHNLQTLNLKHSGVFVLQIGILSRLCKLRHLFGTYGVKIQGGIGHLEELQTLCNVEANDDLIEELKNLRQLRKLGIMNVKREQGKALCTAIEKMKHLQFLRVWATTGNEILDLHSLSSPPESLQQLFLSGRLETFPNWISELHSLVALSLFWSRLTGTHAIEALQELPNLLKLHIYYGYDGEEMHFGVGGFPKLKKLYFDHLERLNSVIIEEGGLPVLKDLQIGNCRQLKEVTSGIRNLRKLKSLYFEDMPTEFLDRMKPDKGQDYSFVEHVPNVKFILVMDGFKRYTLHEYQDARESRRLNSLNDEPEGW from the coding sequence AAAACGAAAGGGCAAAAAATTGGGTAGAACAGGTAAGGGCGGTGGCTTACCAGATCGAGGACGTCATGGACGAATACATACTTCACCTGGCAGAAAATAAGCAACGGCGTGGTTTCATCGGTTTCCTTCGCAAAATGGCTCGCTCAATAACTAAACTCAAACCGCGACATGAAATTGCATCTCAGATTCAAGGCATCAAACAAATTATTTGTGAGATCAAACAAAGGGCTGATAGGTATGGTTTCAGTTCCTTAGAAAATGGGTGCAgtaaaacagaagaaaaaatcGAAGATGACCCTCGTATTACATCCCTTTTCATTGAGGAAGGTGAAGTCGTGGGCATTGAGTCAACGAAGGAAGAACTGATTCACAGGCTGATAATTGGAGAATCAAACCGAACGGTCACTTCACTGGTGGGTATGGGAGGATGTGGCAAGACCACCCTCGCCAAGGCAGTTTTTGACAATGAAAAAGTGTTTCAACACTTTGATTGCCAAGCTTGGGTATCTGTCTCTCAATCATACAAGACGGAGGACATCTTTAGAAGAATGTCAAAGCAACTATTTCAGGCAATAAAGAAGTGTGCACCTGAGGAAATCAATACGATGGACCAAAATTCTCTCATTCATATGCTAAGAGAATTTTTACTTCAGAAGAGGTATCTAATTGTTTTTGACGACGTATGGAATGCTGACTTTTGGGGAATCATAAAAATTGCTCTaccaaaaaacaacaaaggaaGTCAAATAATTGTCACTACACGCAGTGAAGTTGTTGCTTCTTTTTGCAAGGAATCCTCATCGGATCACTTCTACAAGCTAGAGCCCCTAATTGAGGGGGAGGCTTGGAAGCTCTTTTGCATGAAAACATTCCAATGGGACTTCGGTGGTATTTGTCCTCCCGGTTTGGAGAAAGTATCCCGTGCTATTGTGAGAAAATGTGAAGGATTACCACTTGCAATTGTTACAATAGGTGCTCTCTTGTCCACTAAAAGTAAGGATGTATCCGAATGGCAAAGATTCTATAATAGTCTCGGATCCGAGTTAGAAAGGAATCCCCATCTCAAAAATGTCACGAAAATTGTGTTGCTTAGTTACCATGATCTGCCATACTACCTCAAACCATGTTTCTTGTACTTCAGCATAATACCCGAGGACTATCAAATCAGCCGTGGAAGACTAATTCGATTGTGGATGGCCGAGGGTTTCATCGAAGGACAGAAAGGAAAAACGTTGGAAGAAGTTGCAGAAGAACACTTGACTGAGCTTGTTCGTAGAAGCTTGGTTCAAGTTTCATCGACAAAAATTGATGGTAGGATTAAAAAATGTCATGTCCATGATATAGTCCACGAGATCATCCTCACAAAGTGTGAGGAGTTGCGGTTTGGCCAAGTTTTGGAAGGAGGAGATCCAAGTTGGAACAATGAAACTCGACGTTGGTCCATGCAcatgcaaaaaataatgaataagGATTTGAAAACCATTAGAAGTACCAAATCCAGAATTCGTTCCATTCTTCTTTTCTCAGTGGGTGATTTGCCAAAGAAGCACTTATTGGGTACTCTAGCTATGAATTTCAAGCTTTTGAAAGTACTAGATCTTTTGGATGCTCCTCTTGATGAAATTCATGAAGACGTGGGAAATCTTCTTCATTTGCGATACTTAAGTGTCAAGAGGACGAAAGTGAATATAATTCCAAAGTCCATTGGAAATCTACACAACCTGCAAACTTTGAATTTGAAACACTCGGGCGTGTTTGTGCTACAAATTGGGATCTTAAGTAGACTTTGTAAGTTGCGGCATCTTTTTGGAACATATGGAGTGAAGATACAAGGAGGGATTGGGCATTTAGAAGAGTTGCAGACATTGTGCAATGTGGAGGCAAACGATGATCTAATCGAAGAGCTAAAAAATTTGAGGCAATTGAGGAAGTTGGGTATTATGAACGTGAAAAGAGAACAGGGGAAGGCTCTCTGTACTGCCATTGAGAAGATGAAGCACCTTCAATTTTTGAGGGTTTGGGCTACAACTGGCAACGAGATACTGGATTTGcattctctttcttctcccCCCGAATCTCTTCAACAGCTCTTCCTGAGTGGACGTTTGGAAACGTTTCCGAACTGGATATCGGAACTTCACAGTCTAGTTGCCCTAAGTCTGTTTTGGTCAAGGTTGACTGGTACTCATGCAATTGAAGCTCTTCAAGAATTACCTAATTTGTTAAAACTTCATATCTACTACGGGTATGATGGAGAAGAAATGCATTTTGGCGTCGGAGGGTTTCCGAAGCTTAAGAAGCTATACTTCGATCACTTGGAGAGATTGAATTCTGTTATAATAGAGGAAGGAGGTTTGCCCGTTCTCAAGGACCTTCAAATTGGAAATTGCCGACAACTGAAGGAGGTGACCTCCGGTATCCGCAATCTTAGAAAACTCAAATCTCTTTATTTTGAAGATATGCCAACAGAGTTCTTAGACAGAATGAAACCAGACAAAGGCCAAGACTATTCGTTTGTTGAGCATGTTCCTAATGTCAAGTTTATACTAGTCATGGATGGATTTAAAAGATATACACTTCACGAATACCAAGATGCGAGGGAAAGTCGGAGGCTGAATAGCTTGAATGATGAACCTGAGGGTTGGTGA